In Microvenator marinus, one genomic interval encodes:
- a CDS encoding penicillin-binding protein activator, with protein sequence MRSIRLLGICLVLGLSLGCSSSKPKSETIVMEPVRANSPAAQKTYDEGIGYLGEGRWSDARELFLGLQSEFPDDPIAAVAELYIGRAMLGDFDVPEQDLRAALSVFAGLGADDSVDSRVRFAAMVYRGSTMVLLGQSEEALDYLAREASPSLSPNVIETDRKDAWALLIEAFSTRNKPEHTVLASERAISEYEALRTLALPRAFQAVESVPEDVRVSWTSADSVVLRAVSTWHHARLQIAEGKNPEDLSELVARGVMALRSIGENEKADELGQLRAVRAPSGPLRIGLLLPQSGPNRAVGKRAMRGAMLAKDAFDPAVADGITLVVADAAGDLNAAFQMFEDAGVVGIVGPLDASKNSEISLMAREAEIPVLSLTNEIAPDPDSWVFRNFLDAETEARLMAQTARQTLGQTEAHVVYPDIGYGRRMASVFQTEFESLGGTVKSHTYDRNARDYSSLASKVSAQKPQTIFIPDSASKVAELSAFFANANVWGKSQDSRPSTDGRTRVFYLGTSLWRDPLLLKQAQTYVQGAIFPVWLSESDQARSLVNDYKNQWETEPNDLETFTFDSVMMLIHALENTDVRTGEELREFLLRDLDYVGATGRVTFSEDGASSRTPTILEVGEQLKTFEP encoded by the coding sequence ATGCGGTCGATTCGACTCTTGGGAATATGCCTCGTCCTCGGACTATCTCTGGGCTGTTCGTCGTCCAAGCCAAAATCAGAAACCATAGTGATGGAGCCAGTTAGGGCAAATTCACCTGCGGCGCAGAAAACCTATGACGAAGGTATTGGCTACCTTGGTGAAGGCCGATGGTCCGACGCACGCGAACTCTTTCTCGGGCTTCAGTCCGAGTTTCCAGATGACCCCATTGCCGCGGTTGCCGAACTCTATATCGGCCGCGCGATGCTCGGGGACTTCGATGTTCCTGAACAGGACCTAAGAGCGGCCCTGAGTGTGTTTGCTGGCCTTGGTGCGGATGATTCTGTGGACTCCCGCGTACGATTTGCAGCGATGGTTTATCGAGGAAGCACCATGGTGCTTCTCGGCCAATCTGAAGAGGCGCTCGACTATTTGGCACGCGAAGCCAGTCCATCACTAAGCCCGAACGTCATCGAAACCGATCGCAAGGACGCGTGGGCCTTGCTTATCGAAGCATTTAGCACTCGGAACAAGCCAGAACATACGGTCTTGGCCAGTGAACGTGCGATCTCCGAGTACGAAGCTTTGCGCACACTCGCCTTGCCGCGGGCATTTCAAGCGGTGGAAAGCGTTCCCGAGGACGTTCGTGTATCGTGGACAAGTGCTGATTCCGTGGTTCTGAGAGCGGTTTCGACCTGGCACCACGCGAGGCTTCAAATCGCCGAAGGAAAGAACCCAGAAGATTTGAGCGAGCTCGTCGCGCGCGGTGTGATGGCTCTTCGCTCAATCGGCGAGAATGAAAAGGCTGACGAACTGGGACAATTGAGGGCAGTGCGCGCCCCATCTGGCCCATTGAGAATCGGCCTCTTACTACCACAAAGCGGTCCAAATCGTGCCGTAGGCAAACGAGCGATGCGCGGAGCCATGCTCGCGAAAGACGCATTTGACCCCGCGGTTGCAGATGGAATTACCCTGGTCGTGGCGGATGCTGCCGGAGATCTAAATGCCGCGTTTCAGATGTTCGAAGATGCAGGCGTCGTCGGTATTGTAGGTCCCCTCGACGCGTCGAAGAATTCTGAGATTTCCTTGATGGCGCGCGAGGCCGAAATTCCGGTTCTATCCCTGACGAACGAGATTGCTCCTGATCCAGATTCATGGGTGTTTAGAAATTTCCTTGATGCTGAGACCGAGGCCAGGCTGATGGCGCAAACGGCCCGCCAGACTTTAGGTCAAACCGAGGCCCATGTTGTCTATCCCGATATCGGATACGGTCGGCGCATGGCGAGCGTCTTCCAAACAGAATTTGAGTCACTTGGCGGAACGGTTAAGAGTCACACCTATGACAGAAACGCGAGAGATTATTCATCGCTTGCTTCCAAGGTTTCCGCCCAGAAACCTCAAACAATCTTCATTCCAGATTCGGCGTCAAAAGTCGCGGAGCTAAGCGCGTTTTTTGCCAACGCGAACGTCTGGGGCAAGTCCCAAGACTCGCGTCCTTCTACCGATGGCCGAACTCGCGTGTTCTACCTCGGTACTAGTCTTTGGCGAGACCCGCTCCTTCTCAAACAAGCTCAGACTTATGTTCAGGGCGCTATCTTCCCAGTTTGGCTCTCTGAATCCGACCAGGCGAGGTCCCTTGTTAACGACTATAAGAACCAGTGGGAAACGGAACCAAATGACCTTGAGACCTTCACGTTTGATAGCGTCATGATGCTCATTCATGCGTTGGAAAACACGGACGTGCGCACCGGCGAGGAGCTTCGAGAATTCCTCTTGAGGGATCTGGATTACGTTGGTGCCACAGGACGCGTTACATTCTCTGAGGATGGTGCTTCGTCTAGAACACCGACCATCCTTGAGGTTGGTGAGCAACTCAAGACCTTCGAGCCATAG
- a CDS encoding energy transducer TonB, with amino-acid sequence MSSQRPIEVKDPLIDERQSTGKRLGTAAIGIIAAFVVHVVAGGILVFVAPLLNTKIEPEKEETEFIEMEVYEEPEPEPEPEPEPEPEPEPEPEPEPEVEPEPEPEPEPEPEPEPEPEPEVEPETDADPPPEDAPPEATEAMDPVNLEGLTMDSMGEAGAFEIKAGTGIKTGKMTTKVVDPSRFGKIKTAEGGTGEGYSKPAPKRTCPATKPVIGRRVKGKYPPEAKRRQIEGAVVALLTVKTNGKVGKVEVISGAGFGLDEAAVEAFKQWTFKPATQNCEPIEYKIRITHDFSLSDY; translated from the coding sequence GTGTCATCTCAACGACCCATCGAAGTTAAAGACCCTTTGATCGACGAAAGGCAGAGTACTGGCAAACGCCTGGGTACAGCTGCAATCGGCATCATTGCGGCCTTTGTCGTGCACGTTGTGGCGGGTGGTATTCTCGTTTTCGTGGCACCGCTTCTCAACACAAAGATCGAGCCGGAGAAAGAGGAGACGGAGTTCATCGAGATGGAGGTCTACGAGGAACCGGAGCCTGAGCCAGAACCCGAGCCTGAGCCGGAACCCGAGCCTGAGCCTGAGCCTGAGCCGGAACCCGAAGTGGAACCTGAGCCCGAGCCAGAACCCGAGCCTGAGCCGGAACCCGAGCCTGAGCCTGAGCCCGAAGTGGAGCCAGAAACAGACGCCGACCCGCCACCGGAGGATGCGCCACCGGAAGCTACCGAAGCTATGGATCCTGTGAACCTAGAAGGTCTGACAATGGATTCGATGGGAGAAGCGGGGGCTTTTGAAATCAAAGCTGGAACTGGAATCAAGACCGGCAAAATGACCACAAAGGTTGTCGACCCATCGAGATTCGGAAAAATTAAGACCGCGGAGGGCGGCACCGGTGAAGGCTATTCGAAGCCAGCTCCAAAACGGACCTGCCCGGCGACCAAACCCGTGATCGGACGCCGAGTGAAGGGCAAGTATCCACCCGAAGCCAAACGGCGCCAGATCGAGGGAGCGGTGGTGGCTTTGCTAACCGTGAAGACCAACGGGAAGGTAGGTAAGGTCGAAGTTATAAGTGGGGCCGGCTTCGGCTTGGACGAAGCTGCCGTCGAAGCTTTCAAACAGTGGACCTTCAAGCCTGCTACCCAGAACTGCGAACCCATCGAATACAAGATTCGAATCACCCACGATTTCAGTCTTTCAGACTACTAG
- a CDS encoding ExbD/TolR family protein, translating to MAGFNTDDEDVIAAINVTPLVDIILVVLIIFMVTTSIIVREQIEVDLPKAATGSSTAATPMVIQVLPDGTYKLSGEVTTLDAIGEWAKAEKAKDPDVRAIVAADRAVKYEHVVDVIDTIKINGVEKFALNIEKKK from the coding sequence ATGGCGGGGTTTAACACTGACGACGAAGATGTCATTGCCGCAATCAATGTCACGCCACTCGTGGACATCATCCTTGTGGTCCTCATCATCTTCATGGTCACCACCTCGATTATCGTGCGCGAGCAGATTGAGGTGGATTTGCCTAAGGCCGCGACCGGAAGCTCTACTGCGGCCACTCCGATGGTGATTCAAGTGCTCCCAGACGGCACCTACAAGCTCTCTGGTGAGGTTACGACGCTTGACGCGATTGGTGAGTGGGCTAAAGCCGAAAAAGCCAAGGACCCCGATGTCAGGGCGATTGTGGCCGCAGACCGCGCGGTGAAATACGAACATGTCGTCGACGTCATTGACACGATTAAGATCAATGGTGTTGAAAAATTCGCGTTGAATATTGAGAAGAAGAAGTAG
- a CDS encoding MotA/TolQ/ExbB proton channel family protein, protein MLTHFLLQFTRIGAEWVLWVLVLLSFACIYVMLERLRFYKQRAIDIHELRTKFNDALDKKDYKAAAELLSGSDAMEARVVLFGLRHHERGPAAVEDLLAGALATEKVRYDKGLGFLATVGSNAPFIGLFGTVVGIINAFDNLAAGTDEGAKLVMAAIAEALVATGVGILVAIPAVMAYNVFKGKTKGTASQAELLGRSLVSHLRGAERGGQDGGV, encoded by the coding sequence ATGTTAACTCACTTTTTATTGCAATTTACACGTATCGGCGCCGAATGGGTGCTCTGGGTCCTCGTCCTTTTGAGCTTTGCTTGTATTTACGTGATGTTGGAGAGGCTTCGCTTTTACAAGCAGCGCGCCATCGACATCCACGAACTGCGCACCAAGTTCAATGATGCTCTCGACAAAAAAGACTACAAAGCCGCGGCTGAGTTGCTTTCTGGGTCCGACGCCATGGAAGCACGCGTGGTTCTTTTTGGATTGCGCCACCACGAACGCGGTCCTGCAGCCGTTGAAGACCTCCTTGCAGGTGCACTTGCAACGGAGAAAGTCCGTTACGACAAAGGTCTTGGTTTCCTAGCGACCGTCGGGTCTAACGCGCCTTTCATCGGACTCTTTGGTACTGTTGTCGGTATCATCAACGCGTTCGATAACCTCGCTGCTGGTACTGACGAAGGCGCTAAACTCGTGATGGCTGCTATCGCTGAGGCACTTGTGGCTACCGGCGTGGGCATCCTCGTGGCTATCCCAGCGGTCATGGCGTACAACGTGTTCAAGGGTAAAACGAAGGGCACCGCAAGTCAGGCAGAGCTCCTTGGCCGAAGCCTGGTCTCACATCTGCGCGGCGCGGAGAGAGGAGGGCAAGATGGCGGGGTTTAA